The following coding sequences lie in one Arachis ipaensis cultivar K30076 chromosome B03, Araip1.1, whole genome shotgun sequence genomic window:
- the LOC107632163 gene encoding transcription repressor OFP5-like: protein MKWGGRKSSPASSSNSINNNTKHSFISQVSPFSWLSKFKQMRINSERKPGQNAKQNSVPSYGSAPKDACGNRGRFYGGEDDAFWRLSFGEESHEHNKSSEDILKSTLHNLDGDHANDVIQSSAQFGPSDKRHGRRDASLRFKQKDIGMGEERKLPSENECDHGGKEFEFLRRRYERKAQKVFQDQLLKLEKAADNLESEFASSNSKSLENDVLKSESPRTIRTPRTNSYMSSVNSKNSGHGNIKEGGVNSGKNTEELRVKVNKKRQSLHVSKELQRRKPRNSPRVRVHSPRMASKVEICKIKAIEDMKKAKLKMKKEEEISEETAGVDSFAVVKCSMDPQQDFRDSMMEMIVQRKISRPEEMEELLACYLTLNSSEYHDIIIKVFREVWLYVNKVCCLKSEAMQLQ, encoded by the coding sequence ATGAAGTGGGGTGGAAGAAAATCATCACCAGCTTCTTCTTCTAATAGTATTAATAATAATACTAAGCATTCTTTCATctctcaagtgtctcctttttcATGGCTGTCCAAGTTCAAGCAGATGAGGATTAACTCGGAGCGAAAGCCGGGGCAGAATGCAAAGCAGAATTCTGTTCCATCTTATGGTTCAGCACCAAAGGATGCATGTGGGAATAGAGGTAGGTTTTATGGAGGGGAAGATGATGCCTTCTGGAGACTCTCATTTGGTGAAGAGAGTCATGAGCATAACAAGAGTAGTGAAGATATCTTGAAATCAACACTGCACAATTTGGATGGTGATCATGCCAATGATGTCATTCAGTCCTCAGCACAATTTGGACCGAGTGATAAAAGACATGGAAGAAGAGATGCTAGTCTGAGGTTCAAGCAGAAGGATATTGGAATGGGAGAGGAAAGAAAGTTGCCAAGTGAGAATGAGTGTGATCATGGAGGAAAGGAATTTGAATTCTTAAGGAGGAGATATGAAAGGAAAGCACAAAAGGTTTTTCAAGATCAACTCTTGAAACTAGAAAAAGCTGCAGATAATCTAGAATCTGAATTTGCATCTAGCAACTCTAAGTCCTTGGAAAATGATGTGCTGAAATCCGAATCGCCTAGAACGATtcgaacaccaagaacaaattcgTACATGTCCTCTGTAAATTCAAAGAATTCTGGCCATGGAAATATTAAAGAAGGTGGTGTTAACTCTGGGAAGAATACTGAAGAGTTGAGAGTGAAGGTTAACAAGAAAAGGCAATCACTTCATGTAAGCAAAGAACTTCAGAGGAGGAAGCCAAGGAATAGTCCAAGGGTAAGAGTGCATTCTCCGAGGATGGCTTCCAAGGTCGAAATCTGCAAAATAAAGGCCATAGAAGACATGAAGAAAGCAAAACTAAAGATGAAGAAAGAGGAGGAAATTTCAGAGGAAACGGCAGGCGTAGACAGCTTTGCTGTGGTGAAATGCTCAATGGATCCGCAACAAGACTTCAGAGATTCGATGATGGagatgatcgtgcagaggaagaTCAGCAGGCCAGAAGAAATGGAGGAGCTGTTGGCATGTTATCTCACACTGAATTCTAGTGAGTATCATGATATCATCATCAAGGTTTTCAGGGAGGTGTGGTTATATGTGAACAAGGTTTGTTGTCTTAAATCAGAAGCAATGCAGTTGCAATGA
- the LOC107632162 gene encoding uncharacterized protein LOC107632162 isoform X2 has product MKLEKKFHKWVAQELLIVLIFIRQKNHRPKNCSMCNFSPYTVVHKVTEDDNKLGIGDTFHGMQVQALYNADLYAAEKELYLGSKCEVEDIPNPWQFWMIMLKNGNMDTLAAKCPRNGQRAAPFLPDGSFPCFGIGCMNQPLIYHEYTTLQGPNRTMLKGRFFGSWDLDADLSSGLVQNRSYYSVTWEKEISKGSWIFHHTLRTSKKYPWLMLYLRSDATTGFSGGYHYPSRGMFKIIPESPNFKVRFTLNVVQGGGNSSQFYLIDIGSCWKNNGKACDGDVKSDVTRYNEMIINPSTTPWCNANSLSLCPPYHTFPNGTRVLRNDTARFPYAAYHLYCSPGNGEHLEAPYMLCDPYSNPQPQEILQILPHPVWGEYGYPTIKGQGWIGSPKTWDLDVGRLSQSLYFYQDPGTSPARRQWTSVDLGTEIFKDPQQIAEWTVSDFDILIPKQ; this is encoded by the exons ATGAAGTTGGAGAAGAAGTTCCACAAATGGGTAGCCCAAGAGCTGCTGATTGTTTTGATATTTATAAGGCAGAAGAACCACAGACCAAAG AACTGCTCTATGTGCAACTTTTCTCCCTACACTGTGGTCCATAAAGTCACAGAAGATGACAATAAGCTTGGCATTGGTGATACCTTTCATGGAATGCAAGTCCAAGCCCTTTACAATGCAGATCTTTATGCTGCAGAGAAAGAACTTTATTTGGGATCTAAATGTGAGGTTGAAGACATCCCTAATCCATGGCAATTCTGGATGATCATGCTTAAGAATGGAAATATGGATACATTGGCAGCCAAGTGTCCTCGGAACGGCCAGAGAGCCGCACCTTTTTTACCGGATGGTAGCTTCCCTTGCTTCGGCATTGGCTGCATGAATCAACCATTGATTTATCATGAATATACCACACTGCAAGGCCCCAATAGGACAATGCTCAAGGGAAGATTTTTTGGATCATGGGACTTGGATGCTGACTTGAGTTCAGGATTAGTGCAAAACAGATCTTACTACTCTGTGACATGGGAGAAGGAAATTAGCAAGGGAAGCTGGATTTTCCATCACACTTTGAGGACCTCAAAAAAGTATCCATGGTTAATGCTTTACCTAAGATCAGATGCTACAACTGGTTTTTCTGGAGGATACCATTACCCTTCTAGGGGAATGTTCAAAATT ATTCCAGAATCACCTAACTTCAAAGTGAGATTCACTCTGAATGTGGTTCAAGGCGGTGGAAATAGCAGCCAGTTCTACCTGATTGACATTGGAAGCTGTTGGAAGAACAATGGCAAGGCATGTGATGGTGATGTGAAGTCAGATGTGACCAGATACAATGAGATGATTATTAACCCAAGCACAACCCCATGGTGCAATGCAAACAGCCTCAGCCTATGTCCACCTTATCATACATTCCCCAACGGCACGCGAGTGCTTCGAAATGACACTGCTCGCTTCCCTTACGCGGCGTACCACTTATACTGCTCTCCAGGGAATGGAGAGCATCTTGAGGCTCCATACATGTTGTGTGATCCATACAGCAATCCTCAGCCTCAGGAGATTTTGCAGATTCTGCCACATCCAGTGTGGGGTGAATATGGTTATCCTACCATCAAAGGACAAGGTTGGATTGGAAGTCCAAAGACATGGGACCTTGATGTTGGAAGATTGTCACAATCACTTTACTTTTATCAG GATCCTGGAACTTCACCAGCTAGAAGGCAATGGACATCTGTTGATTTAGgaacagaaattttcaaagatCCTCAACAGATTGCTGAATGGACTGTGAGCGACTTTGACATTCTCATACCTAAGCAATGA
- the LOC107632162 gene encoding uncharacterized protein LOC107632162 isoform X1 produces MDKNRSTCFLFALFDLLVLSTAGFASGVEYVSALGDPGMRRDGLRLAIESWNQCNEVGEEVPQMGSPRAADCFDIYKAEEPQTKEKNCSMCNFSPYTVVHKVTEDDNKLGIGDTFHGMQVQALYNADLYAAEKELYLGSKCEVEDIPNPWQFWMIMLKNGNMDTLAAKCPRNGQRAAPFLPDGSFPCFGIGCMNQPLIYHEYTTLQGPNRTMLKGRFFGSWDLDADLSSGLVQNRSYYSVTWEKEISKGSWIFHHTLRTSKKYPWLMLYLRSDATTGFSGGYHYPSRGMFKIIPESPNFKVRFTLNVVQGGGNSSQFYLIDIGSCWKNNGKACDGDVKSDVTRYNEMIINPSTTPWCNANSLSLCPPYHTFPNGTRVLRNDTARFPYAAYHLYCSPGNGEHLEAPYMLCDPYSNPQPQEILQILPHPVWGEYGYPTIKGQGWIGSPKTWDLDVGRLSQSLYFYQDPGTSPARRQWTSVDLGTEIFKDPQQIAEWTVSDFDILIPKQ; encoded by the exons ATGGACAAAAATAGGAGTACCTGTTTTCTCTTTGCTCTTTTTGATTTGCTAGTCCTTTCAACAGCTGGTTTTGCGAGTGGTGTTGAGTATGTATCGGCCTTAGGCGACCCAGGGATGAGAAGGGATGGCCTGAGATTGGCAATAGAGTCATGGAATCAGTGCAATGAAGTTGGAGAAGAAGTTCCACAAATGGGTAGCCCAAGAGCTGCTGATTGTTTTGATATTTATAAGGCAGAAGAACCACAGACCAAAG AGAAGAACTGCTCTATGTGCAACTTTTCTCCCTACACTGTGGTCCATAAAGTCACAGAAGATGACAATAAGCTTGGCATTGGTGATACCTTTCATGGAATGCAAGTCCAAGCCCTTTACAATGCAGATCTTTATGCTGCAGAGAAAGAACTTTATTTGGGATCTAAATGTGAGGTTGAAGACATCCCTAATCCATGGCAATTCTGGATGATCATGCTTAAGAATGGAAATATGGATACATTGGCAGCCAAGTGTCCTCGGAACGGCCAGAGAGCCGCACCTTTTTTACCGGATGGTAGCTTCCCTTGCTTCGGCATTGGCTGCATGAATCAACCATTGATTTATCATGAATATACCACACTGCAAGGCCCCAATAGGACAATGCTCAAGGGAAGATTTTTTGGATCATGGGACTTGGATGCTGACTTGAGTTCAGGATTAGTGCAAAACAGATCTTACTACTCTGTGACATGGGAGAAGGAAATTAGCAAGGGAAGCTGGATTTTCCATCACACTTTGAGGACCTCAAAAAAGTATCCATGGTTAATGCTTTACCTAAGATCAGATGCTACAACTGGTTTTTCTGGAGGATACCATTACCCTTCTAGGGGAATGTTCAAAATT ATTCCAGAATCACCTAACTTCAAAGTGAGATTCACTCTGAATGTGGTTCAAGGCGGTGGAAATAGCAGCCAGTTCTACCTGATTGACATTGGAAGCTGTTGGAAGAACAATGGCAAGGCATGTGATGGTGATGTGAAGTCAGATGTGACCAGATACAATGAGATGATTATTAACCCAAGCACAACCCCATGGTGCAATGCAAACAGCCTCAGCCTATGTCCACCTTATCATACATTCCCCAACGGCACGCGAGTGCTTCGAAATGACACTGCTCGCTTCCCTTACGCGGCGTACCACTTATACTGCTCTCCAGGGAATGGAGAGCATCTTGAGGCTCCATACATGTTGTGTGATCCATACAGCAATCCTCAGCCTCAGGAGATTTTGCAGATTCTGCCACATCCAGTGTGGGGTGAATATGGTTATCCTACCATCAAAGGACAAGGTTGGATTGGAAGTCCAAAGACATGGGACCTTGATGTTGGAAGATTGTCACAATCACTTTACTTTTATCAG GATCCTGGAACTTCACCAGCTAGAAGGCAATGGACATCTGTTGATTTAGgaacagaaattttcaaagatCCTCAACAGATTGCTGAATGGACTGTGAGCGACTTTGACATTCTCATACCTAAGCAATGA
- the LOC107634042 gene encoding protein transport protein Sec61 subunit alpha-like translates to MARLRFGVQHLLNPFLPYLAEVPQASTNLPFRNMLINTVAFWLTFLFWSHLSLSRIHSTKDADPFHLMRRIFASSPRTFMELGIYPIVISRYMMDFLAGYQRPTIINSYQMILGIIITIVQAFGCIKYGLYGQLGWEDSLFVIGQILFGGITVIYLDQFFQKGYGLISTGVTPFIAANICGSIIWKAFSFTTIKSGRGAEFEGAVTELVHVLITRTDKVGALQEAFFRQNLPNVFNLLLTIVIFLLVVYFDRFYFGLRVRSTNIRGARNTIPIKLFYTSYMPIILQSSSVSIIYLFSQYLHWNFSSSLFTSILGTWKLCEHSGQFIPAGGLAYYVTPPASLANMLADPIHGILYVAFMLGGCALISKAWIEVTGRSSKRLLKKLRKQQLTLDGERNLNMGRKLNLYVVTAAVYGGMCIGALTVLGDLMMGSFGTGAEIVLAATILCELSDTLEREHRR, encoded by the exons ATGGCAAGATTACGGTTCGGAGTTCAGCATTTGCTTAATCCATTTCTTCCGTATCTTGCAGAAGTGCCGCAAGCTTCCACGAATCTCCCCTTTAGGAACATGCTGATAAACACTGTGGCCTTTTGGTTAACCTTTCTTTTCTGGAGCCATCTTTCTCTTTCTAGAATACATTCAACTAAGGATGCTGATCCCTTTCATCTGATGCGCCGCATCTTTGCATCAAGCCCCAGGACATTTATGGAGCTTGGCATCTATCCAATTGTTATTTCCAGATATATGATGGACTTCTTGGCAGGATATCAGCGTCCTACAATAAT AAATTCATATCAGATGATCCTGGGAATCATCATTACAATTGTTCAAGCCTTTGGCTGTATCAAATATGGACTGTATGGCCAACTCGGATGGGAGGATAGTCTCTTTGTAATAGGTCAAATTTTATTTGGAGGAATAACTGTCATATACCTTGATCAATTTTTTCAGAAAGGATATGGTCTCATTAGTACTGGAGTCACACCATTCATCGCTGCGAATATATGTGGGAGCATAATTTGGAAAGCTTTTAGCTTCACAACAATCAAGAGTGGCAGGGGAGCTGAATTTGAAGGTGCTGTTACAGAACTAGTCCATGTCCTTATTACTAGGACAGACAAAGTTGGTGCTCTCCAAGAGGCATTCTTTCGACAGAATCTTCCAAATGTCTTCAACCTGCTTCTTACAATCGTGATCTTCCTTCTTGTCGTTTATTTTGATCGTTTTTACTTTGGTCTTCGTGTGAGATCAACTAATATTAGAGGGGCAAGGAACACAATTCCAATTAAGCTTTTCTATACCTCTTACATGCCCATCATTCTTCAATCTTCTTCTGTTTCCATTATCTACTTGTTCTCCCAG TATCTGCATTGGAATTTCAGTTCAAGTCTCTTCACAAGCATACTGGGAACATGGAAGTTGTGCGAGCATTCGGGCCAATTTATTCCTGCCGGCGGTCTAGCCTATTATGTCACGCCACCAGCAAG CTTGGCAAACATGCTGGCCGATCCTATCCATGGTATTCTCTATGTGGCGTTTATGCTTGGAGGTTGCGCATTGATCTCAAAGGCATGGATTGAAGTTACTGGTCGTTCTTCCAAACGTCTACTTAAGAAGCTTCGG AAACAACAATTGACGTTGGATGGAGAGAGGAACTTAAATATGGGAAGGAAACTGAATCTCTATGTAGTTACTGCTGCAGTTTATGGTGGAATGTGCATTGGGGCGTTAACTGTGCTTGGAGACTTGATGATGGGTTCATTTGGCACAGGAGCTGAGATCGTGCTTGCTGCTACCATCTTATGTGAGTTGTCTGACACATTAGAGAGGGAACATCGCCGCTGA
- the LOC107632165 gene encoding ER lumen protein-retaining receptor A isoform X2, giving the protein MNIFRLAGDMTHLLSILVLLLKIYATKSCSGISRKTQELYAIVFLARYLDLFTEFISLYNTVMKIVFIVSSLAIVYCMRLHPLVRRTYDRELDTFRHYFLVGASFFLALILHEKFTLQEIFWAFSIYLEAVAILPQLVLLQRSGNVDNLTGQYVFFLGAYRAFYILNWIYRYLTEPRFTRWIACVSAGRTIQN; this is encoded by the exons ATGAATATCTTCAGGCTCGCCGGCGATATGACCCATCTTCTCAGCATTCTGGTCCTCCTCCTCAAGATCTACGCCACCAAATCATGCTCAG GAATTTCTCGGAAGACGCAGGAGTTATATGCGATAGTGTTCCTGGCGAGGTATCTAGATCTGTTCACGGAGTTCATATCGTTGTACAACACGGTGATGAAGATAGTGTTCATTGTGAGCTCCTTGGCGATCGTCTATTGCATGCGCCTTCACCCACTCGTCAGGAGAACCTACGACAGGGAGCTCGACACTTTCCGCCACTATTTCCTCGTCGGTGCCAGCTTCTTCCTTGCCCTCATCTTGCACGAGAAGTTCACCTTGCAAGAG ATCTTCTGGGCATTTTCAATATACTTGGAGGCAGTTGCAATACTACCCCAGTTGGTTTTGTTGCAACGAAGTGGAAATGTGGACAATTTGACAGGACAATATGTATTCTTTCTTGG TGCATATCGTGCGTTTTACATTCTGAACTGGATATACCGCTATTTGACTGAGCCACGTTTCACCCGATGGATAG CTTGCGTCTCAG CTGGAAGAACAATTCAAAACTAA
- the LOC107632159 gene encoding U-box domain-containing protein 17, producing the protein MASGVIFSSLRRRRSPSLEAFLAPVDLSDEALIRTVVAVAGDLVTGFSDHRLSFQRKNSRSLIRKVEVFQLLLESLRDSSVSLLPTAALCLRELFLVVYRSKILLDYCAQSSKLWLLLQNHSISGHFHDLGQEFSTLLDVFPVRAVDLSDDVREQIELLRRQSRRAKLFVDKKDDGLRIKFFSFLEAFENGRIPCSDELRRFYVDELKISDARSCRAEIEALEEQIVNHEGDIEPTVSVLNGLVAMTRCSRFLLFRFEEEDDDFGLGNENQKKAKVRLVNQDVADKILTIPKDFCCPISLDLMRDPVIISTGQTYDRSSISRWMDEGHSNCPKTGQTLAHNRLVPNRTLRNLIVQWCSAHGIPYDPPEVIDPSAETFASACPAKATMEANKATVALLIQQLANGSQSGRTVAAREIRLLAKTGKENRAFIGEAGAIPYLRDLLSSPNTVAQENSVTALLNLSIFERNKSRIMDEAGCLGSIVDVLKFGQTTEARENAAATLFSLSAVHDYKKRIADNVGAVEALASLLQEGTRRGKKDAVTALFNLSTHTENCARMIAAGAVMGLVEALGNEGIAEEAAGALALIVRQPLGAKAVVSEQAAVAGLIGMMRCGTPRGKENAVAALLELCRSGGTAATERVVRVPALAGLLQTLLFTGTKRARRKAASLARVFQRCENASLHYGGLGLGYALASNSASTRDTTIFAGDVSVPMSISLPVL; encoded by the coding sequence atggctTCTGGGGTTATATTTTCGTCGCTGCGGCGTCGCCGGTCGCCGTCGCTAGAGGCCTTTCTGGCGCCGGTGGACCTTTCCGACGAGGCACTCATCCGGACCGTCGTTGCAGTCGCCGGCGACCTCGTCACTGGCTTCTCCGATCACCGGTTATCCTTCCAGCGCAAGAACTCTCGCTCCCTAATCCGAAAGGTCGAGGTTTTTCAGCTTCTATTAGAGTCACTGAGGGATTCAAGTGTGAGTCTTCTCCCCACGGCGGCGCTCTGCTTGAGGGAGCTCTTTTTGGTGGTATATCGTTCCAAGATTCTCCTTGATTACTGCGCGCAATCGAGTAAGTTATGGCTTTTGCTTCAGAACCACTCTATTTCCGGTCACTTCCATGATTTGGGTCAAGAATTTTCGACCCTTTTGGATGTTTTCCCTGTTAGGGCCGTTGACCTTAGCGACGATGTTAGGGAACAGATTGAGTTGTTGAGGAGACAGTCTAGGAGGGCCAAATTGTTTGTGGATAAGAAGGATGATGGCCTTAGAATaaagttcttttcttttcttgaggcaTTCGAGAATGGGAGGATTCCTTGTTCTGATGAATTGAGGCGTTTCTATGTTGATGAGTTGAAGATTAGTGATGCTAGGAGTTGTAGGGCTGAGATTGAAGCTTTGGAAGAGCAGATTGTTAATCATGAGGGTGATATTGAGCCAACCGTTTCTGTGCTTAATGGACTGGTGGCAATGACGCGGTGTAGCAGGTTTCTACTCTTTCGGTTTGAGGAGGAAGATGATGACTTTGGTTTGGGGAATGAGAATCAGAAGAAGGCCAAGGTGAGATTGGTTAATCAAGATGTCGCGGACAAGATTTTGACCATTCCTAAGGACTTTTGCTGTCCAATATCATTGGATTTGATGCGTGATCCGGTGATAATATCAACAGGCCAGACTTATGATCGGAGTTCCATATCAAGGTGGATGGACGAAGGGCATTCTAACTGTCCAAAAACAGGCCAAACACTTGCACACAACCGGCTTGTTCCTAACCGCACGCTTAGGAATTTGATCGTGCAGTGGTGCAGTGCACATGGAATACCCTATGATCCGCCAGAGGTAATTGATCCATCTGCTGAAACTTTTGCCTCAGCTTGTCCTGCCAAAGCTACCATGGAAGCCAATAAAGCAACTGTGGCGCTTCTCATTCAGCAGCTAGCTAATGGGTCACAATCTGGAAGGACTGTAGCTGCAAGGGAGATAAGATTGCTTGCAAAAACTGGAAAAGAGAATCGTGCCTTCATTGGAGAGGCAGGGGCAATTCCTTATCTTCGGGATTTACTTTCTTCTCCTAACACGGTCGCGCAGGAGAACTCAGTAACTGCATTGCTCAACCTATCCATTTTTGAGAGAAACAAGAGTCGCATCATGGATGAGGCAGGGTGCTTGGGATCAATAGTTGATGTGTTGAAATTTGGACAAACAACTGAGGCAAGGGAAAATGCTGCTGCAACATTGTTCAGTCTCTCTGCTGTCCATGACTATAAAAAAAGGATTGCAGATAATGTGGGAGCCGTTGAAGCACTGGCAAGTCTGTTGCAAGAGGGAACCCGAAGGGGGAAGAAGGATGCTGTGACAGCATTGTTTAATCTTTCCACCCATACTGAGAACTGCGCAAGGATGATAGCAGCAGGAGCAGTCATGGGCTTAGTCGAGGCATTGGGAAACGAAGGAATTGCTGAGGAAGCAGCAGGTGCCTTGGCCTTGATTGTCCGGCAGCCACTTGGGGCAAAAGCTGTGGTGAGTGAGCAAGCAGCAGTAGCTGGATTGATAGGAATGATGCGTTGTGGAACACCAAGAGGCAAAGAGAATGCGGTTGCTGCGTTGCTGGAGTTGTGCCGCAGCGGTGGCACAGCTGCAACTGAAAGAGTGGTTAGGGTGCCGGCTTTGGCAGGATTACTTCAAACCCTGCTCTTCACAGGAACAAAGCGAGCGAGACGAAAAGCGGCTTCACTTGCAAGAGTGTTTCAGAGATGTGAGAATGCCTCTCTGCATTATGGTGGATTGGGCCTAGGATATGCATTGGCTAGTAATTCAGCATCAACAAGGGATACAACAATTTTTGCTGGTGATGTTTCAGTACCAATGTCCATTTCTCTACCTGTATTGTAG
- the LOC107632165 gene encoding ER lumen protein-retaining receptor A isoform X1 translates to MNIFRLAGDMTHLLSILVLLLKIYATKSCSGISRKTQELYAIVFLARYLDLFTEFISLYNTVMKIVFIVSSLAIVYCMRLHPLVRRTYDRELDTFRHYFLVGASFFLALILHEKFTLQEIFWAFSIYLEAVAILPQLVLLQRSGNVDNLTGQYVFFLGAYRAFYILNWIYRYLTEPRFTRWIACVSGVVQTALYADFFYYYFISWKNNSKLKLPA, encoded by the exons ATGAATATCTTCAGGCTCGCCGGCGATATGACCCATCTTCTCAGCATTCTGGTCCTCCTCCTCAAGATCTACGCCACCAAATCATGCTCAG GAATTTCTCGGAAGACGCAGGAGTTATATGCGATAGTGTTCCTGGCGAGGTATCTAGATCTGTTCACGGAGTTCATATCGTTGTACAACACGGTGATGAAGATAGTGTTCATTGTGAGCTCCTTGGCGATCGTCTATTGCATGCGCCTTCACCCACTCGTCAGGAGAACCTACGACAGGGAGCTCGACACTTTCCGCCACTATTTCCTCGTCGGTGCCAGCTTCTTCCTTGCCCTCATCTTGCACGAGAAGTTCACCTTGCAAGAG ATCTTCTGGGCATTTTCAATATACTTGGAGGCAGTTGCAATACTACCCCAGTTGGTTTTGTTGCAACGAAGTGGAAATGTGGACAATTTGACAGGACAATATGTATTCTTTCTTGG TGCATATCGTGCGTTTTACATTCTGAACTGGATATACCGCTATTTGACTGAGCCACGTTTCACCCGATGGATAG CTTGCGTCTCAGGTGTGGTTCAGACAGCTCTCTATGCTGATTTCTTTTACTATTACTTCATCAG CTGGAAGAACAATTCAAAACTAAAGTTGCCTGCTTGA
- the LOC110262342 gene encoding glutathione transferase GST 23-like, protein MGSEDVKVLCFWASPFSLRVEWALKLKGVEYEYIEEDIYNKNTLLLELNPIHKKVPVLVHGSKPIVESFVILEYIDETWKQHPLLPQDPYQRAHARFWANFAEHKLLYASFIAMVASGDDTEKALNVARDSVEKIEQEIKGKKFFGGDNIGYLDIALGWISYWIPVYEEVGSMQILDPLRFPAINAWMTNFLNHPVIKDRLPPRDDMVAYIHTRKKIMSPTYHDLMKYL, encoded by the exons ATGGGAAGCGAAGATGTGAAGGTGCTGTGCTTTTGGGCGAGTCCATTTTCCTTACGGGTTGAATGGGCTCTGAAACTGAAGGGTGTGGAATATGAGTACATAGAAGAAGATATATACAACAAGAACACCCTCCTTCTGGAGCTGAACCCCATTCACAAGAAGGTTCCGGTTCTTGTTCATGGCAGCAAACCAATAGTTGAGTCATTTGTCATCCTTGAATACATCGATGAAACATGGAAGCAGCATCCATTGCTTCCTCAGGATCCTTATCAAAGAGCTCATGCTCGCTTTTGGGCTAATTTTGCTGAACATAAG CTATTATATGCTTCATTCATTGCCATGGTCGCGAGTGGGGATGACACCGAAAAGGCTCTGAATGTAGCAAGAGACTCGGTAGAAAAGATAGAACAAGAGATTAAGGGGAAGAAATTCTTTGGAGGGGACAACATTGGATACCTTGACATTGCACTTGGATGGATATCTTACTGGATCCCTGTTTATGAGGAAGTTGGATCAATGCAGATATTAGATCCTTTGAGATTCCCAGCCATCAATGCATGGATGACCAATTTCCTCAACCACCCTGTGATCAAGGACAGATTGCCTCCTAGAGATGACATGGTTGCTTACATCCACACTCGCAAGAAGATTATGTCTCCTACTTACCATGACTTGATGAAGTATCTTTGA
- the LOC107632164 gene encoding fasciclin-like arabinogalactan protein 11 yields the protein MMRRMQLQSLLFSSSLILITLSTITSAQLSPVQPPTTAPPAPPLSQPTAPAPGFNTVPLVPTTPSGAPTPTVTVPKGPTIDIVQILKKAKRFSVLIRLLKTTQLINQLNSQLVTTSSGGLTLFAPEDSAFSKLKPGFLNSLTDRQKVELLQFHSLSSFIAISNFDTLTNPVQTQAGDDPQRLQLNVTTYGGSQVNMATGAVNATVTGTIYSDNKLAIYQVDKVLLPLDLVLPAKSPAPAPGLASAKALPKAAKGNSTTAADDSGSDAGDTDDDKALPTDASSAESVKVVVWMMSVAVAVALVGATMF from the coding sequence atgatgagaagAATGCAGCTACAATCATTACTCTTTTCCTCATCACTTATACTAATAACACTCAGCACCATCACTTCAGCACAGCTCTCACCAGTTCAGCCCCCAACAACGGCACCCCCAGCGCCGCCGCTCTCACAGCCCACAGCACCCGCCCCGGGATTCAACACCGTGCCCCTAGTACCAACCACGCCAAGTGGGGCCCCCACACCCACCGTAACGGTCCCAAAGGGCCCCACCATCGACATCGTTCAAATCCTCAAAAAAGCCAAGAGATTCTCCGTCCTCATCCGCCTCCTCAAGACAACACAGCTCATCAACCAGCTAAACTCACAGCTCGTCACCACTTCCTCCGGCGGCTTAACCCTCTTCGCGCCTGAGGACTCCGCCTTCTCCAAGCTCAAACCAGGCTTCCTCAACTCCCTCACTGATCGCCAGAAGGTTGAACTCTTGCAgttccactcactctcttccttcATCGCCATCTCCAACTTCGATACTCTCACCAACCCTGTTCAGACACAAGCCGGTGATGACCCTCAGAGGCTTCAGCTTAATGTTACCACCTATGGAGGTAGCCAGGTTAACATGGCCACCGGCGCCGTCAACGCCACCGTTACTGGCACCATTTACTCAGACAATAAGCTTGCCATATACCAGGTGGACAAGGTGCTTCTGCCACTTGACCTCGTTCTTCCAGCAAAATCCCCGGCTCCGGCGCCGGGTCTTGCTTCGGCCAAGGCATTGCCGAAGGCGGCAAAGGGAAATTCAACGACGGCTGCGGACGATAGTGGTAGCGACGCCGGTGACACCGATGACGACAAGGCATTGCCGACAGATGCTTCTTCTGCAGAATCGGTGAAGGTGGTAGTGTGGATGATGAGTGTTGCTGTCGCAGTGGCTTTGGTGGGTGCAACCATGTTTTAA